AACAGACAGCAGTCTGCCAGTTCTTCAGCGGTAGTAAACGGAAAAGATCTGGCTCAGACCTCCTTGTCTACATTTGATCAGGTTTTACAGGGAAGGGTTTCCGGCTTACAGGTATCTTCCGGTTCTGGTCAGCCTGGTGCGAGTTCAAAGGTCATCCTTAGAGGAATCGGGACCATCAGTGGAAATACTACCCCTTTGTACGTTCTGGATGGAATCCCTATAGAAGATGCCTATTTTCAGACATTGAATCCTTCAGATTTTGAAAGTGTAACTGTATTAAAAGATGCAACTTCAAAAGCACAATATGGCTCCAAAGGAGCAAACGGAGTGATCGTTATCACTACAAAAAAGGGAAAGTCAGGTAAGGTTCAGTTCAACTATAAATCACAGTACGGACTATCTAAACTGACTTCTCCGAAGTTTAATATGATGAAGACTGCCCAGCGGTTGCAGTTTGAGGAAGAGATTGGTCTGGAGACGGGAGCCGAGATCGGTCCGGGTTGGGAATTTTCAAAAAAGAACCCTGATTATGCTGCTAAAACTCCACAGGAACAGCGCAGAGCTGATGCCATTCTGGATAGCATTGGTAAGATCAATGCGAATTGGAAAGATATTTTTTTTCGGACCGGAAAGTTCACAGAACAGCAGGTAGATGCAAGTGGTGGAAATGAGCATGTACGTTTTTATAGTTCCTTAAATTATTACAAACAGGATGGAATTGCGGTCAGGTCAGGTATGGAACGTTACTCCCTTAGGAATAATGTAGATTTTAGTGCGGGAAAACTTTCTGCAAGTATCAACACGAATCTTGGCTATTCGGAATCAAGTATGATTGAGAATGAAGGAGAATCGAGTGGAAAGAACCCATTATCAGCGGTGTATTATGCTTTGCCTTATGAGTATCCTTACGCGCCTGACGGAACATTGATTCATAATGGGAATGCTGATGAGTACGAAATCTATGACCAGCGCGAGGGTAGTAAAGCACTGGAAAGGTTGTTAAATACAACCAATAAGAACAATCAGTATAAAACCATTCTGAGCGGATCTTTAAACTATAAAATTACTCCGGATCTAACTGCAAAAACAAGGTTTGGAGTTGATTTCAGAGAAACGACTTCAGAACATTTTGTGAGACCGAATTCTTATTCAGGGTCTCAGGAGAATGGAGAGAAGGGGAGTTTTGGTGAAAATCTGCAAAGGAATTTTTCGATGATTTCTACTTCCGGGCTAACCTATTCAAAAAATATTGACCGTCATAGTTTTGAACTGACCGGGCTCTACGAGATTACCAAACAACACCGCAGAGGTTTCGGTTATAAAGCTTTTGGGATTGATTCCCGTTTACCGGAAACTCCGGCAGGAGGAACTCCGGGGTCGGCAGAGAATTCCTTTATTCCGGAGTTTAGCGGTGGGCGGACAAAAAATGCATTGATTTCTTACATTGCCCTTGGGCGCTATACCTTTAATGAGCGTTATACGTTGAATGCGAGTTACCGTTATGACGGTTCTTCGACCTTGCCTGTCAAAAACAGGTGGCATGGTTTCTATTCCGCAGGTGTCGCCTGGAATGTGAAAAAGGAAGATTTTCTGGCCAATTCGGAATTGATTAATGAACTGAAATTTCGGGCCAGTTACGGAACCACAGCCAGCCCTTTTCCTGGTAACTTTACCTATTTATCGGCCTATTCTACTACCTCTTATGGTGGACAAGGAGGGATTTATCCCAGCGCATATGGAAGTGTGGACTACGATTGGGAATATGCAAAAGATCTAAATATTGGTTTTGATCTGGATCTGCTGGACAACAGGATTCACCTGGTAGCAGATGTGTATCATAAAAAAACGGAAAATCTGTTTCTTGACCTTCCGGTTTCCCTGACTTCAGGTGTAAATGCCTTGCCTTTGAATGCAGGTTCAATGAGGAATCGTGGAATTGAGGTGAGTCTTGGGGTCGATTTGATCAGAACCGACGCGTTGAAATGGAATGTAGGATTGAATTTTGCCTACAACCAAAATAAAATCCTGTCGCTGGCCGGATCTGAAGGTTTTGAACAGGGCGATTCCGAGATTGTCAGAGAGGGCCTGGCCTATGGGTCGCATTATGCTCCTAAATGGGCCGGAGTAGATCCAAAAAATGGAGATCCTTTGTATTATGATCAAAACGGGAACATCAGCACGAATTACAATGCAGCCACAATGAGCGTTGCAGAGTTCGGGAGTCTTTATCCTCCGTTTACAGGGGGATTCAATACTTCGCTGAATTATAAGGGCTTTAACCTTTCTGCTTTATTCAGCTTTGCCAATAATGTTTTCAGGTATAACAATGAAGATTATTATAATGAAAACCCGGATTTTGGCACAAGTGCACAGTCAATCAGAATGCTGAACAACCGCTGGAAAAAGGAGGGTGATCAGGCCATCCTGCCGAGGTACGATGCGGCGAGAAGTTTTTCCTCTAAAGATATTCAGAATGCTTCTTACCTCCGTCTGAGGAATGTGAACCTGAGCTATGCGCTTCCTAAATCTTTGCTTTCAGGGACTAAATTTATCAGTGGCGTAAATGTATTTGTTCAGGGAAATAACCTCATTACCTGGACGAAGTGGAAAGGTTTTGATCCGGAGGACAGCGATGGGGAGGCTAAGTTTGATTACCCAAGTTCCAGAACCTACACTTTTGGTTTAAATGTTAATTTCTAATCGTATGATCATGTTAAAATATTATAGCAACCGAATTTTCTTTTACACATTATGCTGTGGCATGATGTTCCTTAGCTCCTGCAGTAAAGAGCTGGATTTACTGCCTTCAGATAGCTTTGATGACAGCAGGGCTTTTAATACTGTTGAAGACCTGAACGGCGGATTGATCGGGGTTTACGCCTCTTTAGGTACAGAGGTCATCAGCAATGTTTCTCTTACTTCTGATGAATGTAACCTGCCAAAAGAAAATTCTACCGGGCGTGGGATAGGTACTTACCGTTGGCAATATGATGGTTCTAGTGGTACCATTACTGCCGGATGGGGGAGTAATTATACCAGCATTGATATGGTAAACAGGGCTTTAAATCAGGTGGATAAGGTGAAAACCAGACCTGCTGAGGAAAACCTTAAAAAGCAATATAAAGGGGAGATGCTGGCATTAAGAGCCTATTGCCATTTTGAACTCCTCAGAAATTTTGCTTCTGTTTATGAAAGCAATGGAATGGGCGTTCCTTATATGGAAATATCTCAGGTATCTCGTCCTTCCAGATTAAGTTTCGGGGCCACGATAGAAAAAATAAAAGCCGATCTGCTGGCTGCTAAAACACTCATTCCTGCTTCATTTGATGATCGTACGAGAATTACATTGATTGCTGTATCTGCGATTCAGGCAAGGGTCGCTTTGTATGAAAAAAACTGGGATGATGCCTTGAAATACAGTACGGAGGTGATTGATGCTGCACCGCTTGCCAACCGGGGTACATTCCCTTTAATCTGGAAAGATAAGGCAGAGGATGAAGTGATCTGGAAACTGAAGAGAGTAAGTGGCGATAGCCGTCTGGGAGATTTTTATTACGATACTGATGATGTGGTACTTTATGCCCCTGCATTTGAGCTGATCAATACTTACGATCAGGTAAATGATATCAGGTATGCGGCTTACATTAAATTTGATGATACCAGAGGTGTTGGTACTTCAAATTATAGTGTGAACAAGTATCTTGAGGGAAGTACAGGCAGAACAAATCTTTGTGATGTGAAACTGTACAGAACAGGAGAAATGTACCTGATCAGGGCGGAAGCTTATGCCGGGAAGCAAAACCTGCCCTTGGCGGGGAAGGACCTCAATACCCTTCGCGCGACAAGAATTACAGGATATACGGATATTGTTTTTTCAGATCAGGTATCGTTAAAAAATGCGATTGTACAGGAAAGGTATAAGGAACTTGCTTTTGAAGGCCACAGATTTTTCGATCTGCGCAGAAATGGATTGCCGGTAACAAGAGAGCCGGCAGATGCAATAAATGCTTTAGGTTCAGTAACTTTAACTTCAGCAAACAAACAATATGCCTATCCTGTACCGAATGCAGAGATCAGGGCAAATTCGAATGTGAACCAAAACCCATTATATTAACCTAACTTATAAAAAGAACCACATGAAATTTAAGCTTAACTATTCCCTTTTCTGCGTATTGATCTTTACGTGCATGGCAGTTTATGGACAAAAGAAGTATGTGATGGTCATCCATGGCGGTGCGGGTACCATATTGAAAAAAAATATGACTCCTGAAAAAGAAGCAGCTTATATTGCCGATTTAACCAAAGCGCTGCAGTCGGGCTATGAAGTAATTAAATCAGGTAAAACGAGCCTCGATGCAGTCGAAGCTGCGATT
This region of Pedobacter steynii genomic DNA includes:
- a CDS encoding RagB/SusD family nutrient uptake outer membrane protein — its product is MLKYYSNRIFFYTLCCGMMFLSSCSKELDLLPSDSFDDSRAFNTVEDLNGGLIGVYASLGTEVISNVSLTSDECNLPKENSTGRGIGTYRWQYDGSSGTITAGWGSNYTSIDMVNRALNQVDKVKTRPAEENLKKQYKGEMLALRAYCHFELLRNFASVYESNGMGVPYMEISQVSRPSRLSFGATIEKIKADLLAAKTLIPASFDDRTRITLIAVSAIQARVALYEKNWDDALKYSTEVIDAAPLANRGTFPLIWKDKAEDEVIWKLKRVSGDSRLGDFYYDTDDVVLYAPAFELINTYDQVNDIRYAAYIKFDDTRGVGTSNYSVNKYLEGSTGRTNLCDVKLYRTGEMYLIRAEAYAGKQNLPLAGKDLNTLRATRITGYTDIVFSDQVSLKNAIVQERYKELAFEGHRFFDLRRNGLPVTREPADAINALGSVTLTSANKQYAYPVPNAEIRANSNVNQNPLY
- a CDS encoding SusC/RagA family TonB-linked outer membrane protein, encoding MRRVLLSMKITGFVLLLLCMQVSAAGFAQQKITIKLRESSIKDLLKAVERQTDYRFVYSNSVMSDQRNALDVTEASLDETMRLILKGSQLTYALKEHNLIIVYPVSSATGKKDLVITGKVVDEAGLPLPGVSVKVTGLSIATITDANGAYSVRVPDGNASLEFSFIGYAKQILKTDGKTVLNIELKTDSQNLQEVTVTGYTSYNRQQSASSSAVVNGKDLAQTSLSTFDQVLQGRVSGLQVSSGSGQPGASSKVILRGIGTISGNTTPLYVLDGIPIEDAYFQTLNPSDFESVTVLKDATSKAQYGSKGANGVIVITTKKGKSGKVQFNYKSQYGLSKLTSPKFNMMKTAQRLQFEEEIGLETGAEIGPGWEFSKKNPDYAAKTPQEQRRADAILDSIGKINANWKDIFFRTGKFTEQQVDASGGNEHVRFYSSLNYYKQDGIAVRSGMERYSLRNNVDFSAGKLSASINTNLGYSESSMIENEGESSGKNPLSAVYYALPYEYPYAPDGTLIHNGNADEYEIYDQREGSKALERLLNTTNKNNQYKTILSGSLNYKITPDLTAKTRFGVDFRETTSEHFVRPNSYSGSQENGEKGSFGENLQRNFSMISTSGLTYSKNIDRHSFELTGLYEITKQHRRGFGYKAFGIDSRLPETPAGGTPGSAENSFIPEFSGGRTKNALISYIALGRYTFNERYTLNASYRYDGSSTLPVKNRWHGFYSAGVAWNVKKEDFLANSELINELKFRASYGTTASPFPGNFTYLSAYSTTSYGGQGGIYPSAYGSVDYDWEYAKDLNIGFDLDLLDNRIHLVADVYHKKTENLFLDLPVSLTSGVNALPLNAGSMRNRGIEVSLGVDLIRTDALKWNVGLNFAYNQNKILSLAGSEGFEQGDSEIVREGLAYGSHYAPKWAGVDPKNGDPLYYDQNGNISTNYNAATMSVAEFGSLYPPFTGGFNTSLNYKGFNLSALFSFANNVFRYNNEDYYNENPDFGTSAQSIRMLNNRWKKEGDQAILPRYDAARSFSSKDIQNASYLRLRNVNLSYALPKSLLSGTKFISGVNVFVQGNNLITWTKWKGFDPEDSDGEAKFDYPSSRTYTFGLNVNF